AACGCACCTTCGCCGCCGGCCGGCGCGATCGCCGTGCGCGCCCGGGCCGCTTTAGCCGCGAGGCGTGGACGCGTTTTTTCGAGCGGTCCCATGTGCCCGAACAGACCGTCCCACAGACCTAGCGCGATCGCATTGAGCTTCGCCAGCTTGTCCTGCTCCGCCAGCACGATCTGCACGATCTGCCACAACGTCAGCAGGTTCGGCACGACGGCAACGGGCAACCGCAGTCCATATTGCAGCGCCAGTTGCATCGCGTTGCGCGCACTGTAGTAGCGGCGAAATCCCGGATGATTCATCGTGGTCATTTCGAACGCGCCCAGTTTGTGGCGACGCCGCGCGCCGATCCGATGCGACAGCACCAGTTGCGGCACCACGTACAAAGGCACATTACGTAACAACGCACGCAGACAGTACTCGGTATCGACGTGATCGATGAACAGCGCCTCGTCGAAACGGCCGAGGCGCGCGAACGCGTCACGCGAGATTACGCAACCCGACGAGATCAGAAACGCGCAGCGCTGCAACGCGGCGTCGGCGCGCACCGACAGCCGTTCAACCGCGAGGCCGCTGGTGGCGAGTTCGGGCAGAAAACGCTGGTCGTTTTCATCGAAAATACGCGGCCCCAGCAGATACGCGTGACCGCCGAGCGACGCGCAACGCTCGCGCATCACGGTGAAATAGTCGGCGGGGGTCTCCGAGTCCTGGTCGAACAGCGCGACGGCATCCACGCCCTGCTCGAACAGCACCTGCAGGCCGCCATTGAAAGCACCCGCGATCCCGTGCCGGTTGCCGTGATGCAACAGCGCGACGCCCGCCTCTTTCAACAGCGACGCCGCGCGCAGGTCGGGCTGCGGCGAGTTGTCGACCACCAGCAGGCGATCGCACAGGTGGCGCATGGCCACTGCGCGCGCGAGTTGCTCGTCGCTCGGATGAAACAGCACGATCAGTGCGCCCAGCGTCGTCATCGTGATCTCCCTAGTGCCCCATGGTCATGGCCGCGCCCCGCTTCGGGCGCGTGAGCCACATCATCGCGGCGAGCACGAGACACGTGACGCTCGCCATCTGGAACATATCGCCGGTGGCCATCATGTAGGCCTGTTGCTGCACCACGTGATGCAAGGTGGCGAGTTCGCGCGCGCCGTCGATACCCATGCCGTGCAGACTCTGCACGAAACGCTGCGTATTGCCCGACGCTTTCGTCACGGACTGCGCGACGACGTCGTAGTGATACAGCGCGCGGTTATCCCATAGCGTGACGCTCATCGCGGTGCCGAACGCCGCCGACAACGTCCGCAAAAAGTTCGACAGGCTGGCGGCGGCGGCGAGTTTGTCGTCGGAGACACGCGAAAGCGTCGCGGCCGTAAGCGGAATGAAGAAACACGGCAGCCCGATGCCCTGGATCAAGCCCGGCGTGATGATCTGCGTGAACGTCATGGTCAGCGTGAAATGCGCGTCCCACCACAGCACGGCCGCGAACACGAGAAAACCGAACGTGGCGAGCACGCGAGCATCGAAACGCGCCGCGTAAATGCCGACCAGAATCGAGAACACCAACGCCAGCACGCCGAGCGGCGCGGTGGCGAGTCCGGCCTGATACGCGGTGTAGCCCATCACCGCCTGCAGCCATAGCGGAAAGATCACGCCGACCACGGAGAAGCTCATCATGCCGAGCGAGATGATCAACACGCAGAACGAAAACGTGCGATCGCGAAACAGGCTCAGATCGATCACCGGGTGCCGTTCGCCCGCTTCCCAGATCAGCAGCGACACAATCGCCAGCGCGGCGACGATCGCCAGCGTCAGGATCAATGGAGAATCGAACCAGCCACGGTCGTGGCCGAGGTCGAGCACCACTTGCAGCGACCCGACGCCTACGATCAGGAGCACGATACCCGGCAGATCGATCGGCGCGGCGCGGGCGGCGCCAGGGTTACGCGCGTCGGCGCGCAACAGCGTCATGCACACCGCGAACGAAAAGATGCCGATTGGCAGATTGATCAGGAAGATCCACGGCCACGAGAAGTTGTCGATGATCCAGCCGCCGACTACCGGACCGAAGATCGGCGCGAGCAGCACCGTCATCGCCCACAGTGCGAGCGCCACGATCCGCTTGTCAGGTGGAAAGGTGCGCAGCAGAATGGTTTGCGATAGCGGCACCATCGGCCCTGAAAAAAGCCCTTGCAACGCGCGGCACACCACCAGCAGGTGAAAGTCGCCGGCCACGCCGCAGAGCAGCGAGGTCAGCGTGAAAAGAATCACGGCCGCGAGGAACAGCCGCGTTTCGCCGAGTCGGCGCGAAAGCCAACCGGTCAATGGCACCGCAATCGCCGCGGCCACTGAGTACGAACTGATCACCCAGGTGCCCTGGCTGTTGGACACGCCGAGACCGCCGGAAATGGTAGGCACCGCGACGTTGGTCACGGTCGAATCCAGCACTTCGATAAAAGTCGCCAGCGATAACGCAAAGGTCAGCAACGCGAGCCGCATGCCGCGCAAGCGTCGCGTGCCTGACGCGCTACCCACATTGCCTACGCTGCCGGAACCAGGATGCGTGCCGTCCAGCTGCCGCTCCGCGTCAGGCCAACGTGCGCCTTCCGGCCGTGGCGTGGCCGCGCTCATACGCCGTGCCCGCTCGCCGCCATGGCGAAAATGGGCACCCGCTCGCGACTCGGCACGCGCGCGCCGCCGCGCATGAAGCCTTCGATAAAGCGCGCGGCAGCCTCGCAGCCGTTCGGCGACGCCGCCAGTTGGTCCCGCATGCGCCCGCACTGCGTCGCGATCGATGGATCGCCGAGCACCTGCTTCAATGCGCGCGCAAGCGCTTGTGCGTGCAACGGTCCGTCGAGCCGCACGCCGCAACCGCTCGCCACCACCCGCTGCGCGTTATCGAACTGATCGTGCGCAAACGGCGTGACGACCTGCGCGATACCCGCGGCATACGCCAGCGCCGCCGTGCCGATGCCGCCGTGATGCACCAACGCCCGGCAGCGCGGCAGAAGCGTCTGCAAGGGCACGTAACGCCGCTTCAGCAGCACGCTGGGCACAGACGATCCAGCGTCGTCTGGCTCCGGCGCTTGCGACGTCAGCAGCACGCCTCGCAGTCCGCTTTCACGCAATGCGCCACGTACGGCGTCTTCATAGCGCCCGTGGTCGATCAGCGTCGAACCGGGCGTGAACACCACGGGCCGCTCGCCTGCGCCCGCCGCGAGAAATTCGTCCAGTTGCGGATCGGGCGCCGGCTCGCCCATCTCGTTGAACAGCGGAAAACCGCTCAGCCGATGCGGCGTGGGCCAGTCCGGCTGCGGCCGCGCGAACCACTCGGGAAAGAGGCACAGCACGCCGTCGGTCGAGTGAAGCCACTGGCCGAAAATGCGCGTGGCCGGTTTCAGCCGCAGTTGCGCGCGCAACGTGTTCAGCGCAGGACCGCACACCTTGTCGAGCACCTGCCGTTCGATCACGCGCAGCAGCGCCGACTTCACGACAAGCGGCAAGCCGCGCGGAATCGTCAGACGCGGATGAGTCGGCGGCGCATGCGCGGACAGCAAGGTGGACGGCGACACCTGCACCGACACCAGCGGCACGCGATACAACTCCTGCATCAGCCGCGCGGAAAACGCCCACAGTGTGCCGACGAGGATCGTGTCGTCGTCGGTCAAGGACACGAGCGTCTGGAAGTGCGGCAGCAAGGTCGGTGCAATCACCGCCCACAACGTGCGAAACGAGGTGCGCGGATTCCAGAGCGCCGGGTTCGCCATGGCCGCCGCGTATTCATCCGCTGTGCCGATCGGCCTGAACGCGAAACCTTGCCGACGCGCCGCCGCCTCGAACGGCGGATGGCTGCAGAAAACGATCTCGTGCCCGCGCGCCGCCAGCGCCGCGCCGATACCGAGCAGCGGATGAACGTCGCCCGCCGAGCCGATCGCGGTGATGATGACCTTGGTCATGCCGGCGACTCAGAAGAGACCGGGAATCAGCGCGGCCACGTCGCGGCGATACTGTGCGTACGCACCGCCGAAGTGACCGGTCAACCAGCTCTCCTCGACACGCACCTTGTACGCGAGCGACGCGAAGATCAGCAACAGCCCGGCCGCGCCGCGCCATTGCATGCCGATGACGGCAGCGCCGACGAGCGCCAGCAGACACCCTGTATAGATAGGATGTCGGACCAACGCATAAGGTCCACTGCGCACCAGTTCGTGCCCTTCCTTCAGCGTGACCGACACGCTCCAGTTAGTGCCGAGATGCAGCCGCGCCCACACGGAAAATGCCAGACCGGCCAACAGCACCGCGAGACCCGCGAGCTGCACCACGCCGAAAGACTGCGGATCGAACGACCATGCCGCGCGATTGAAGTCCGGCAGCACGATCAACGCGCCGCCTACCATCAGCGGAATCGACTGCAACGTGCGCGATCGCGAGGCCTCCTTGCGCGCGGTCGCCTTGACCCGGTTCGACGTCGCGATCCAATACACGACCCACGCCGTCCACGGCATGACGATGGCAATGCTCTGAGCGAGATTCATGGCAGTTCGGCCTGTTGGAACGAGTGATCGGCGGTTGTCTCAAACGCCACGCTGCCGACGTTGGCCATGCCGGCCACGTTAGCGACAGGCGCTTGCGACGCCGGCAAAAGGCACGATCGTGCGGCAAGCGTCTCGAAGCAATCGAGCGCGCGCTGGACCGGCGGCGGCCCGAAGTAGTCGAGAATCGCGGTGCGCACCTGGCGCAACGCCGGCTTACCTTCGAGGTCGAGGAAATGGCCGGCCTGTCCGATCGTCGCGAACTCGGCACGCTTCAGATGCACGCTCAACGAACGGACGTCATCCGGCGTGGTGTACTCATCGAGATCGCCGTTGATGAACTTCAGCCCGCAATCGATATTGCGGAATTCATGCAGGTACTGCTCGGGACGAATCGCCAGGATCTGCTCGACGTGAAACGCGACCTGCTCCTGCTCTTCGCGCGGCAGCGTCGTCAGATAGCGATAGTTGTAGAGCTTCATGATGCGCGACAGATGCTTGCCCACCGTGTCGTTGAGCAGTTGCGCGGCCTTCAGGTTTTCGCCGGCCGCTATATGGTCGCGCGCGGCGGTAACGTAGGCGGTCATCGCCTCGTTCAGGCGCGGCGAGAACGACGCGATCACCGCGCGCCTCACACTGGTGCGTTCCCGCGACAGCGCCAGCAACGAGGCCACGCCGCCCCAGGAAACCGATAACAGGAAACTCGGTTCGAATAAGCGTATTAGATAAAGCAGAATGTCGACTTCGTCGTCTTTAGACAGAACGAAGCTGCATTTATTATGCGTTTTCGATTGCCCGGCATAAGGCAAATCAAAACAGATAGGGTTATAGCGTTCGCCGAGATATTTGATTGTCTGACCGAACGAGGCTGTGGTAGCCAGCGCGCCGTTGATCAGAATGACACTCTCGAAGGCCGGATCGAATACGTGACGTTCAACGTAGACTTTCAGGCCCGCCGGCAGCGGAACAAGGAGTTTTTCGATGGGCATGGCGTATTCGCATGCACTTGCGTCGAAGCAAATGCGTACC
This genomic stretch from Paraburkholderia bryophila harbors:
- a CDS encoding glycosyltransferase encodes the protein MTKVIITAIGSAGDVHPLLGIGAALAARGHEIVFCSHPPFEAAARRQGFAFRPIGTADEYAAAMANPALWNPRTSFRTLWAVIAPTLLPHFQTLVSLTDDDTILVGTLWAFSARLMQELYRVPLVSVQVSPSTLLSAHAPPTHPRLTIPRGLPLVVKSALLRVIERQVLDKVCGPALNTLRAQLRLKPATRIFGQWLHSTDGVLCLFPEWFARPQPDWPTPHRLSGFPLFNEMGEPAPDPQLDEFLAAGAGERPVVFTPGSTLIDHGRYEDAVRGALRESGLRGVLLTSQAPEPDDAGSSVPSVLLKRRYVPLQTLLPRCRALVHHGGIGTAALAYAAGIAQVVTPFAHDQFDNAQRVVASGCGVRLDGPLHAQALARALKQVLGDPSIATQCGRMRDQLAASPNGCEAAARFIEGFMRGGARVPSRERVPIFAMAASGHGV
- a CDS encoding DHA2 family efflux MFS transporter permease subunit, with protein sequence MRLALLTFALSLATFIEVLDSTVTNVAVPTISGGLGVSNSQGTWVISSYSVAAAIAVPLTGWLSRRLGETRLFLAAVILFTLTSLLCGVAGDFHLLVVCRALQGLFSGPMVPLSQTILLRTFPPDKRIVALALWAMTVLLAPIFGPVVGGWIIDNFSWPWIFLINLPIGIFSFAVCMTLLRADARNPGAARAAPIDLPGIVLLIVGVGSLQVVLDLGHDRGWFDSPLILTLAIVAALAIVSLLIWEAGERHPVIDLSLFRDRTFSFCVLIISLGMMSFSVVGVIFPLWLQAVMGYTAYQAGLATAPLGVLALVFSILVGIYAARFDARVLATFGFLVFAAVLWWDAHFTLTMTFTQIITPGLIQGIGLPCFFIPLTAATLSRVSDDKLAAAASLSNFLRTLSAAFGTAMSVTLWDNRALYHYDVVAQSVTKASGNTQRFVQSLHGMGIDGARELATLHHVVQQQAYMMATGDMFQMASVTCLVLAAMMWLTRPKRGAAMTMGH
- a CDS encoding glycosyltransferase family 2 protein produces the protein MTTLGALIVLFHPSDEQLARAVAMRHLCDRLLVVDNSPQPDLRAASLLKEAGVALLHHGNRHGIAGAFNGGLQVLFEQGVDAVALFDQDSETPADYFTVMRERCASLGGHAYLLGPRIFDENDQRFLPELATSGLAVERLSVRADAALQRCAFLISSGCVISRDAFARLGRFDEALFIDHVDTEYCLRALLRNVPLYVVPQLVLSHRIGARRRHKLGAFEMTTMNHPGFRRYYSARNAMQLALQYGLRLPVAVVPNLLTLWQIVQIVLAEQDKLAKLNAIALGLWDGLFGHMGPLEKTRPRLAAKAARARTAIAPAGGEGALHQPHHS
- a CDS encoding methyltransferase family protein — translated: MNLAQSIAIVMPWTAWVVYWIATSNRVKATARKEASRSRTLQSIPLMVGGALIVLPDFNRAAWSFDPQSFGVVQLAGLAVLLAGLAFSVWARLHLGTNWSVSVTLKEGHELVRSGPYALVRHPIYTGCLLALVGAAVIGMQWRGAAGLLLIFASLAYKVRVEESWLTGHFGGAYAQYRRDVAALIPGLF